The following proteins come from a genomic window of Daphnia carinata strain CSIRO-1 chromosome 8, CSIRO_AGI_Dcar_HiC_V3, whole genome shotgun sequence:
- the LOC130704190 gene encoding glucose dehydrogenase [FAD, quinone]-like, producing MYSATQIGLALASVFSWILFSDTPNDPEGYVQDASNIRTEYDFVIIGAGSAGAVIANRLSEIADWNILLLEAGGDESMSGQIPANAFGLQLTNVNWHYETQPQTNACQGSLNKRCNIPRGKMLGGSSSINSMLYVRGNKRDYDKWETDGNTGWGYDDVLPYFLKSEDNQNPYLAGSKYHSKGGLLTVGESEFRTPLGTAFVQGGVEMGYEHRDYNGENQTGFAFSQGTVRRGSRCSTSKAFLRPARNRKNLHISMHSRVTKIIIDPTTKAAKGVRFEKNGQIYQVRATKEVVLSAGAIASPQILMLSGVGPAAHLTEKGITPILDQPNVGKNLNDHVGLIGMVFLIDKPYSLLTTRLINAPTLVSYALFRGTPLSIISGVEALAFVKSKYADVDDDWPDVQLHFGPGSDISDDGAVNRRIHGYTDEVWNAYYKPILNRDSFTILPLFLRPKSRGTILLNSKDPYDKPLIDPNYFSDPDDLKITVESVKIALALTKTDAFKELGSRLHDTPFPGCENQPLWTDAYWECWIKSSSFTLGHSVGTCKMGPDSDPTAVVTPQLKFRGIKNLRVADTSIMPSLPSGNTNAPTIMVGEKASDLIKKTWL from the exons ATGTACAGTGCTACACAGATCGGGCTGGCCCTAGCATCGGTTTTCTCTTGGATTCTATTCAGTGATACTCCCAATGATCCTGAGGGGTACGTACAGGATGCCTCG AATATTCGAACTGAGTATGACTTCGTCATCATTGGAGCGGGATCAGCCGGAGCTGTGATCGCTAATCGATTATCCGAAATAGCCGATTGGAACATTTTACTCCTAGAAGCGGGTGGCGATGAAAGTATGTCTGGGCAAATTCCAGCAAATGCATTTGGTTTGCAGTTGACGAACGTGAATTGGCACTACGAGACGCAGCCGCAAACCAATGCATGCCAGGGTTCTTTGAACAAGCG GTGTAATATACCGCGAGGCAAAATGCTAGGTGGAAGTTCTTCTATCAACTCAATGTTATACGTTCGTGGAAACAAACGGGATTATGATAAGTGGGAAACCGATGGAAATACCGGATGGGGCTATGACGATGTTTTGCCATATTTCCTAAAATCGGAAGATAATCAAAATCCATATCTTGCCGGAAGTAAATATCACAGCAAAGGTGGTTTATTGACAGTAGGAGAGTCTGAGTTTCGTACTCCGTTAGGAACGGCATTCGTTCAGGGTGGAGTTGAAATGGGATACGAACATCGTGATTATAATGGTGAAAATCAAACAG gttttgctttttctcaGGGAACAGTACGCCGGGGAAGTCGATGTTCCACGTCCAAGGCATTTTTGCGTCCGGCACGCAATCGGAAAAATCTCCACATCTCAATGCATTCGCGTGTTACAAAGATTATTATCGATCCGACCACAAAAGCCGCAAAAGGAGTGCGATTCGAAAAGAATGGGCAAATTTACCAAGTCCGAGCTACCAAAGAAGTTGTTCTTTCGGCCGGAGCAATAGCATCTCCACAGATTTTGATGTTGAGTGGAGTGGGTCCAGCAGCTCACCTGACTGAGAAAGGCATCACGCCTATTTTAGATCAGCCCAACGTTGGCAAAAACCTAAACGATCATGTCGGCCTCATTGGAATGGTTTTCCTTATTG ATAAACCATATTCTCTTCTAACGACAAGGCTTATCAATGCTCCAACATTAGTTAGTTATGCTTTGTTTAGAGGGACACCTCTTTCTATAATAAGCGGTGTTGAAGCCCTGGCATTTGTCAAATCGAAATACGCTGACGTTGACGATGATTGGCCTGATGTCCAATTGCATTTTGGTCCCGGCAGTGATATCTCTGACGATGGTGCCGTAAATCGACGCATCCACGGTTACACCGATGAAGTGTGGAACGCGTATTACAAGCCAATCCTCAACAGAGATAGCTTTACCATTCTGCCTTTATTTCTGCGACCAAAATCAAGAGGAACCATTTTGCTCAATTCCAAAGATCCTTATGACAAACCTCTCATCGATCCAAACTACTTTAGCGATCCAGATGATTTGAAAATCACTGTCGAATCTGTCAAGATTGCTTTGGCTCTGACCAAAACGGATGCTTTCAAGGAACTGGGATCGAGGTTGCACGATACACCTTTCCCCGGATGCGAAAATCAACCATTATGGACGGACGCGTATTGGGAATGCTGGATCAAGAGTTCATCTTTTACATTGGGTCATTCGGTTGGCACTTGTAAAATGGGACCCGACAGTGACCCAACAGCTGTTGTTACTCCGCAATTGAAATTTAGAGGCATCAAAAACCTCCGTGTTGCGGATACATCGATCATGCCATCGTTGCCAAGTGGCAATACCAACGCACCAACA attATGGTTGGAGAAAAGGCGTCTGATTTGATAAAAAAGACGtggttgtaa
- the LOC130703934 gene encoding glucose dehydrogenase [FAD, quinone]-like, whose protein sequence is MFLGRELGLALISLISGFLFSDNRSNPEGYVRDTSAIRSEYDFIIIGAGSAGAVIANRLTEIEGWNVLLLEAGDDESITGQIPLFAASLQLTNVDWQYKTEPQANACQGYINQKCNWPRGKMLGGSSSINYMLYVRGNKRDYNKWRDDGNTGWGYDDVLPYFLKSEDNQNPTLAGTKYHGKGGYLTVGEAAYRSPLGAAFIQGGVEMGYENRDCNGEFQTGFMIPQGTVRRGRRCSTSKAFLRPVRHRRNLHISKNSRVFKIIIDPITKVATGVEFEKKGRTYIVKASKEVVLSAGSIASPQILMLSGVGPAAHLMEKGITPILDQQYVGENLHDHVGLIGMVFLIDKPYSVISAARVMNLPVILNYTLFGGTTMSLLGGVEGLAWVKSQYASQVDDWPDIQLHFGSGSEISDDGTAVRFAHGFPDDVWEKYYKPILNKDSWTIFPLFLRPRSRGNIRLNSKDPYDKPLINPNYFKDPYDLKITIEAVKISIALSKTEALKKMGSRLYDKPFPGCEGFQLWTDDYWGCWIKRSSFTLAHTVGTCKMGPDTDPTAVVDPQLRLRGIKNLRIADTSIMPSVPSGNTNAPTIMVGEKASDLIKQTWL, encoded by the exons ATGTTTCTGGGAAGAGAATTGGGTTTGGCCCTGATATCGTTAATCTCGGGGTTCCTCTTCAGCGACAATCGTAGCAATCCCGAAGGATACGTCCGTGATACATCG GCCATTCGGAGCGAATATGACTTTATTATCATCGGAGCTGGATCAGCAGGAGCAGTAATAGCTAACCGGTTAACCGAAATTGAAGGATGGAACGTTCTGCTGTTAGAGGCAGGAGACGATGAGAGTATCACTGGGCAAATTCCACTTTTTGCTGCCAGCCTGCAATTGACGAATGTCGATTGGCAATACAAAACGGAGCCTCAAGCCAATGCATGTCAAGGATATATCAATCAAAA GTGCAATTGGCCTCGAGGTAAAATGCTGGGCGGAAGTTCGTCCATCAATTACATGTTGTATGTTCGAGGAAACAAACGCGATTACAACAAATGGAGAGATGATGGAAATACTGGATGGGGATACGATGATGTCCTGCCATATTTCCTGAAATCTGAAGATAATCAAAATCCAACTCTTGCCGGAACAAAATATCACGGCAAAGGTGGATACTTGACGGTCGGAGAGGCTGCCTATCGTTCACCATTAGGTGCTGCGTTTATTCAGGGAGGAGTAGAAATGGGTTACGAAAATCGTGACTGTAATGGCGAATTCCAGACAG GTTTCATGATTCCTCAGGGAACGGTACGTCGTGGAAGACGTTGTTCGACTTCGAAAGCATTTTTACGGCCAGTTCGTCATCGGAGAAATCTTCacatttctaaaaattcacgcgtttttaaaattattattgatcCAATTACAAAGGTAGCAACGGGCGTagagtttgaaaagaaaggaagaacgTATATCGTTAAAGCTAGCAAAGAAGTTGTATTGTCTGCCGGAAGTATTGCATCTCCACAAATCTTGATGTTGAGCGGAGTGGGTCCAGCAGCTCACCTGATGGAGAAAGGCATTACGCCCATTTTGGACCAGCAATATGTTGGTGAAAACTTGCATGATCATGTCGGTCTCATTGGAATGGTTTTCTTAATTG ATAAGCCATACTCTGTAATATCAGCCGCAAGAGTCATGAATTTGCCAGTAATCCTGAATTATACTCTTTTTGGAGGAACTACTATGTCACTGTTGGGAGGTGTGGAAGGACTGGCATGGGTCAAATCCCAATATGCTAGTCAGGTAGATGACTGGCCAGACATTCAATTACATTTCGGTTCCGGCAGTGAAATATCCGATGATGGAACTGCCGTCCGTTTCGCCCATGGTTTTCCGGATGATGTATGGGAAAAGTACTACAAACCAATTCTTAACAAAGATAGTTGGACcattttccctttatttttgaGACCAAGATCCCGTGGAAATATTCGACTCAATTCCAAGGATCCTTATGACAAACCTCTCATCAATCCAAATTACTTTAAAGACCCATATGATTTGAAAATCACCATTGAAGCAGTCAAGATCAGTATAGCTCTGAGTAAAACAGaagctttaaagaaaatgggtTCCAGGTTGTATGATAAACCTTTCCCAGGATGTGAAGGATTCCAGTTGTGGACAGATGATTACTGGGGATGCTGGATAAAGAGATCTAGTTTTACATTGGCTCACACCGTTGGCACTTGCAAAATGGGTCCAGACACAGACCCCACAGCAGTTGTTGATCCTCAGTTGAGACTTCGAGGTATTAAAAACTTGCGTATAGCCGATACTTCCATCATGCCATCAGTACCTAGTGGAAACACGAATGCCCCAACG ATAATGGTTGGAGAGAAAGCATCAGACCTGATTAAGCAAACCTGGTTATAG
- the LOC130703932 gene encoding glucose dehydrogenase [FAD, quinone]-like isoform X1 produces MLQFRELAIALTSALTWLLLSDTPSDPEGYVQDATGLWTEYDFIIIGAGSAGAVIANRLTEIAEWKVLLVEAGGDESFLGQVPAMAADLQLTERDWQYQTERMDGQACLGLENKRCLWPRGKMMGGTSSLNYMLYVRGNRRDYDHWASLGNVGWSYDDVLPYFIKSEDNQNPALAKTRYHGTGGYLTVSESQYHSPLGDAFIQGGKEMGYKHRDGNGEYQTGFMFAQGTIRKGHRCSTSKAFIRPIRKRKNLHISMNSQVLKLLINPVTKQAYGVQFIKRGKIYQIHARKEVILSAGDTASPHLLMLSGIGPADHLQEKGIYPIVANLPVGQNLHDHVALGEIIFLIDEPYSLKEERVRNIPTILNYTAWGGTPLSMLGGVEGLAWLNTKYADPTDDWPDVQFHFIGSCVTADRGRSVRYSHGVSDAVWEKYYSPIMERDCWSIMPVTLRPRSRGYIRLNSADPFDKPIINPNYYDDPYDVKVTVEGIKLALQLSQTSAFRKMNSKFYAMPFPGCEGYRMGTDEYWECWVRSYSVTLAHTAGTCQMGPDSDPLAVVDPLLRVRGIKNLRVADSSIMPFVPSGNTNAAAIMIGEKASDLIKHTWLAQ; encoded by the exons ATGCTGCAATTCAGGGAGCTGGCCATTGCCTTAACTTCGGCACTTACTTGGCTTTTACTCAGTGACACTCCAAGTGATCCTGAAGGATACGTCCAAGATGCAACG GGACTGTGGACTGAATATGACTTCATTATCATCGGTGCTGGATCAGCCGGTGCCGTAATTGCCAACCGTCTCACCGAGATTGCCGAATGGAAAGTTTTGCTGGTGGAAGCCGGCGGGGATGAGTCATTTCTAGGACAAGTGCCGGCCATGGCTGCCGATCTTCAACTTACCGAACGAGATTGGCAATATCAAACGGAAAGGATGGACGGCCAAGCTTGTCTCGGTTTGGAAAATAAGAG GTGCTTATGGCCGAGAGGGAAAATGATGGGTGGCACTTCGTCGTTGAATTACATGTTGTACGTACGCGGAAACAGACGAGATTACGACCATTGGGCAAGTCTGGGCAACGTAGGCTGGTCTTACGATGATGTCTTGCCTTATTTCATCAAATCAGAAGACAATCAAAATCCCGCCCTGGCCAAAACGAGATATCACGGCACTGGTGGCTACCTGACGGTCAGCGAATCTCAATATCATTCACCTTTAGGAGATGCATTTATTCAAGGTGGAAAGGAAATGGGGTACAAACATCGAGATGGAAATGGCGAATATCAGACTG gTTTCATGTTCGCTCAAGGAACAATCCGCAAAGGCCATCGTTGCTCCACTTCTAAAGCGTTTATACGACCCATCCGTAAGCGAAAGAACCTTCACATTTCGATGAATTCGCAAGTTCTGAAACTCCTGATTAATCCCGTGACTAAGCAAGCTTACGGCGTGCAATTCATTAAGAGAGGAAAGATTTACCAGATTCACGCTCGCAAGGAAGTGATCCTGTCGGCCGGCGATACGGCCAGTCCGCACCTATTAATGTTGAGCGGAATCGGTCCGGCTGATCACTTGCAGGAGAAAGGGATCTATCCGATCGTGGCCAATTTACCTGTTGGCCAAAATTTGCACGATCACGTCGCCTTGGGTGAAATCATTTTCCTCATTGATGAGCCATATTCGTTGAAAGAGGAACGTGTGAGGAACATACCTACCATCCTCAACTACACCGCATGGGGAGGAACTCCCCTTTCCATGTTGGGAg GTGTCGAAGGACTTGCGTGGCTCAATACGAAATACGCGGACCCAACAGACGATTGGCCCGATGTTCAGTTTCACTTTATCGGTTCCTGCGTGACTGCCGACAGAGGACGTTCCGTTCGCTATTCTCACGGAGTTTCGGATGCCGTTTGGGAGAAATACTATTCGCCCATCATGGAAAGAGATTGTTGGAGTATCATGCCCGTCACGTTGCGTCCCAGATCGCGAGGTTACATCCGTCTCAACTCGGCTGATCCTTTCGACAAACCCATCATCAATCCAAACTACTATGACGATCCGTACGATGTGAAAGTGACCGTCGAAGGCATCAAACTTGCTCTGCAGCTCAGTCAGACATCCGCCTTTAGGAAAATGAATAGCAAATTTTATGCCATGCCATTCCCTGGTTGCGAAGGCTATCGCATGGGCACGGACGAGTATTGGGAATGCTGGGTTCGCAGTTACAG CGTAACGTTGGCTCATACGGCGGGGACTTGTCAAATGGGACCAGATTCTGATCCGTTGGCAGTTGTCGATCCTTTACTCCGAGTTCGAGGCATTAAAAATTTGCGTGTAGCCGACTCGTCTATTATGCCGTTCGTGCCTAGCGGCAACACCAATGCTGCAGCG ATAATGATCGGAGAAAAGGCATCGGATCTTATCAAACATACCTGGCTTGCTCAATGA
- the LOC130703932 gene encoding glucose dehydrogenase [FAD, quinone]-like isoform X2 has product MLLEFTMTMTTLLGKYFFLRDSANNPEGVVRDSRGLWTEYDFIIIGAGSAGAVIANRLTEIAEWKVLLVEAGGDESFLGQVPAMAADLQLTERDWQYQTERMDGQACLGLENKRCLWPRGKMMGGTSSLNYMLYVRGNRRDYDHWASLGNVGWSYDDVLPYFIKSEDNQNPALAKTRYHGTGGYLTVSESQYHSPLGDAFIQGGKEMGYKHRDGNGEYQTGFMFAQGTIRKGHRCSTSKAFIRPIRKRKNLHISMNSQVLKLLINPVTKQAYGVQFIKRGKIYQIHARKEVILSAGDTASPHLLMLSGIGPADHLQEKGIYPIVANLPVGQNLHDHVALGEIIFLIDEPYSLKEERVRNIPTILNYTAWGGTPLSMLGGVEGLAWLNTKYADPTDDWPDVQFHFIGSCVTADRGRSVRYSHGVSDAVWEKYYSPIMERDCWSIMPVTLRPRSRGYIRLNSADPFDKPIINPNYYDDPYDVKVTVEGIKLALQLSQTSAFRKMNSKFYAMPFPGCEGYRMGTDEYWECWVRSYSVTLAHTAGTCQMGPDSDPLAVVDPLLRVRGIKNLRVADSSIMPFVPSGNTNAAAIMIGEKASDLIKHTWLAQ; this is encoded by the exons ATGTTGTTGGAATTTACAATGACGATGACTACCCTGCTGGGCAAGTATTTCTTCCTTCGTGATAGCGCAAACAATCCGGAAGGGGTAGTGCGTGATTCTCGG GGACTGTGGACTGAATATGACTTCATTATCATCGGTGCTGGATCAGCCGGTGCCGTAATTGCCAACCGTCTCACCGAGATTGCCGAATGGAAAGTTTTGCTGGTGGAAGCCGGCGGGGATGAGTCATTTCTAGGACAAGTGCCGGCCATGGCTGCCGATCTTCAACTTACCGAACGAGATTGGCAATATCAAACGGAAAGGATGGACGGCCAAGCTTGTCTCGGTTTGGAAAATAAGAG GTGCTTATGGCCGAGAGGGAAAATGATGGGTGGCACTTCGTCGTTGAATTACATGTTGTACGTACGCGGAAACAGACGAGATTACGACCATTGGGCAAGTCTGGGCAACGTAGGCTGGTCTTACGATGATGTCTTGCCTTATTTCATCAAATCAGAAGACAATCAAAATCCCGCCCTGGCCAAAACGAGATATCACGGCACTGGTGGCTACCTGACGGTCAGCGAATCTCAATATCATTCACCTTTAGGAGATGCATTTATTCAAGGTGGAAAGGAAATGGGGTACAAACATCGAGATGGAAATGGCGAATATCAGACTG gTTTCATGTTCGCTCAAGGAACAATCCGCAAAGGCCATCGTTGCTCCACTTCTAAAGCGTTTATACGACCCATCCGTAAGCGAAAGAACCTTCACATTTCGATGAATTCGCAAGTTCTGAAACTCCTGATTAATCCCGTGACTAAGCAAGCTTACGGCGTGCAATTCATTAAGAGAGGAAAGATTTACCAGATTCACGCTCGCAAGGAAGTGATCCTGTCGGCCGGCGATACGGCCAGTCCGCACCTATTAATGTTGAGCGGAATCGGTCCGGCTGATCACTTGCAGGAGAAAGGGATCTATCCGATCGTGGCCAATTTACCTGTTGGCCAAAATTTGCACGATCACGTCGCCTTGGGTGAAATCATTTTCCTCATTGATGAGCCATATTCGTTGAAAGAGGAACGTGTGAGGAACATACCTACCATCCTCAACTACACCGCATGGGGAGGAACTCCCCTTTCCATGTTGGGAg GTGTCGAAGGACTTGCGTGGCTCAATACGAAATACGCGGACCCAACAGACGATTGGCCCGATGTTCAGTTTCACTTTATCGGTTCCTGCGTGACTGCCGACAGAGGACGTTCCGTTCGCTATTCTCACGGAGTTTCGGATGCCGTTTGGGAGAAATACTATTCGCCCATCATGGAAAGAGATTGTTGGAGTATCATGCCCGTCACGTTGCGTCCCAGATCGCGAGGTTACATCCGTCTCAACTCGGCTGATCCTTTCGACAAACCCATCATCAATCCAAACTACTATGACGATCCGTACGATGTGAAAGTGACCGTCGAAGGCATCAAACTTGCTCTGCAGCTCAGTCAGACATCCGCCTTTAGGAAAATGAATAGCAAATTTTATGCCATGCCATTCCCTGGTTGCGAAGGCTATCGCATGGGCACGGACGAGTATTGGGAATGCTGGGTTCGCAGTTACAG CGTAACGTTGGCTCATACGGCGGGGACTTGTCAAATGGGACCAGATTCTGATCCGTTGGCAGTTGTCGATCCTTTACTCCGAGTTCGAGGCATTAAAAATTTGCGTGTAGCCGACTCGTCTATTATGCCGTTCGTGCCTAGCGGCAACACCAATGCTGCAGCG ATAATGATCGGAGAAAAGGCATCGGATCTTATCAAACATACCTGGCTTGCTCAATGA
- the LOC130703928 gene encoding ribonuclease Z, mitochondrial-like: protein MNFRFPLLNVVVFSVRSFHSNQRLSGKKNNERLLNLLTTMPKDKSHVARLQSERQAKKVTKVKYPPGTVTLQVLGSGVRGAPKSLYMFTDQSCYLFNCGEGSQRLAHEHRFKLSKVEHIFFTHTSWGNVGGLPGISLTIQDVGVPNITLHGAPGLGDLFVAASRFIILKDLQVNHVDATNPESTFEDAAMKMNYITIMPDETGKLPRSATNSPIEEEDVTNYYSREKGNPEDVPAAKRTRVENNGDMNPSSKAALAYICRLHPKQGMLMAEKCVEFGVPPGPLYGQLKAGQDITLPNGKTVLASDVRSPDDPGPVFVVVECPDESYLDNFVSESQLKQLQRRNGATELDSPKVVVHFTPVELTRHPKYQEWMNGFAASTCHLMLGMTKGGEEKRGFGSIAVHRIQHQLHLLDSKIFPHLPFDLRVDGEPEHAEAPELDCQTLTTYYLRPLKKLDLSLAPILKPQEYINESLSQEGVKASLDALKLTLADAVPVSNKAYPKLVFLGTGSCIPNKTRNTSAILVELEYDRFILMDCGEGTYGQIVRFFGHERSAHVLSNLVGVYISHLHADHHIGLIGLLQGRQHSIERTKSDAGPLMLIAPHQINFWLKTYHYSFERIRQYYTLVACASLFEGKTPDPALITGLNLKSIVTTHVRHCPNAFGVSLTTADGFKLTYSGDTMPCLSLIDIGRDSDLLIHESTMEDGMEVEAQKKTHCTTSQAIEVGRSMGAKFTLLTHFSQRYSKIPVFNEKSFSSNTIGVAFDNMQISPDRLHHLPHFIPSLKLMFADHCEEMGNKTNKRKLRQEREEKHKQMQQSTNI, encoded by the exons ATGAATTTTCGTTTCCCTTTACTAAATGTGGTAGTCTTTAGTGTACGTAGTTTTCATTCCAACCAAAGGCTAtccggaaaaaagaataacgaaCGTCTATTAAATTTGCTTACCACCATGCCGAAAGATAAGAGTCATGTTGCCCGACTTCAATCAGAAAGACAAGCAAAGAAAGTTACTAAAGTAAAATATCCCCCGGGTACAGTAACATTACAAGTCCTGGGCTCTGGTGTTCGTGGGGCACCTAAGTCACTGTACATGTTTACGGACCAGTCTTG tTACCTTTTCAACTGCGGGGAAGGTTCTCAACGCCTAGCACATGAACACAGATTTAAACTTTCTAAAGTAGaacacattttctttaccCATACATCTTGGGGAAATGTGGGAGGCCTGCCTGGAATTTCTCTGACAATCCAAGATGTGGGTGTCCCCAATATTACACTCCATGGAGCACCTGGTTTG GGtgatttgtttgttgctgCTTCTAGATTCATCATCCTGAAGGATTTACAAGTCAATCACGTAGATGCCACTAACCCGGAATCTACCTTTGAGGATGCtgccatgaaaatgaattacatCACCATTATGCCTGATGAGACTGGAAAGCTACCCCGTTCAGCTACAAACTCTCCgatcgaagaagaagacgtaACGAACTACTACAGCCGTGAAAAAGGAAACCCTG AGGATGTTCCTGCAGCCAAACGAACCCGTGTTGAGAACAATGGTGACATGAATCCGTCTAGCAAAGCCGCGCTAGCTTACATATGCCGCCTACATCCGAAGCAAGGTATGCTGATGGCGGAAAAGTGTGTAGAATTCGGAGTTCCACCCGGGCCTCTGTACGGCCAGCTGAAAGCTGGCCAAGATATCACTCTTCCCAATGGCAAAACCGTTCTAGCTTCTGACGTACGTAGTCCGGATGATCCTGGTCCAGTATTCGTAGTAGTCGAATGTCCGGACGAGTCCTACCTGGATAATTTTGTATCCGAGTCACAACTCAAACAGTTGCAAAGACGAAATGGAGCGACTGAATTGGATTCCCCGAAGGTGGTGGTCCATTTCACTCCTGTCGAG TTGACTAGGCATCCGAAATACCAAGAATGGATGAACGGTTTTGCTGCCAGTACATGCCATTTGATGCTTGGAATGACTAAAggtggagaagaaaaacgcgGATTCGGTAGTATTGCCGTTCATCGCATTCAACATCAACTGCATCTTCTCGACTCGAAAATTTTTCCTCATCTGCCATTTGACTTGCGAGTGGATGGAGAGCCTGAACATGCGGAAGCACCGGAATTAGACTGCCAAACGTTGACAACGTATTATCTGAGACCTTTGAAGAAGCTTGACCTATCTCTTGCTCCTATTCTGAAGCCTCAAGAGTACATCAATGAAAGTCTTTCTCAGGAAGGAGTCAAGGCCAGCTTGGATGCTTTGAAATTGACACTAGCAGATGCAGTCCCCGTCAGCAATAAAGCTTACCCCAAATTGGTCTTTCTTGGAACGGGATCGTGCATTCCAAACAAAACCAGAAACACAAGCGCCATTCTAGTCGAATTGGAGTAC GATCGTTTCATCTTGATGGATTGTGGTGAGGGGACCTATGGGCaaattgttcgtttttttggACATGAACGATCCGCTCACGTTTTGTCGAACCTCGTTGGTGTCTACATTTCCCATCTTCATGCTGACCATCATATTGGACTGATTGGTTTATTGCAAGGCCGACAGCATTCCATTGAACGGACGAAATCCGATGCCGGACCTTTGATGCTCATTGCTCCGCATCAGATCAACTTTTGGCTGAAGACGTATCATTACAGTTTCGAACGCATCCGACAGTACTACACCCTTGTTGCATGCGCTAGCCTCTTTGAAGGCAAAACTCCCGATCCGGCGCTCATCACCGGCCTGAATCTCAAATCGATCGTCACTACACACGTCCGACACTGCCCCAATGCATTTGGCGTCTCGCTGACAACGGCCGATGGTTTCAAATTGACGTACTCTGGTGACACGATGCCGTGCCTCAGTCTGATTGATATAGGACGTGACTCGGATCTTCTGATCCACGAAAGTACGATGGAAGACGGAATGGAAGTGGAGGCTCAAAAGAAGACGCATTGCACAACGTCTCAG GCAATCGAAGTGGGTCGTTCCATGGGAGCTAAATTTACCTTGCTGACTCATTTTAGCCAGCGATACTCCAAGATTCCCGTCTTCAACGAGAAATCTTTTTCATCCAACACGATAGGCGTAGCCTTTGATAACATGCAAATAAGCCCAGATCGTTTGCACCACTTGCCGCATTTCATCCCGTCTCTGAAACTGATGTTTGCCGATCACTGCGAAGAGATGggtaataaaacaaacaaacggaaaTTGCGTCAGGAACGAGAAGAGAAACATAAACAAATGCAGCAATCGACCAACATTTAG
- the LOC130703940 gene encoding THO complex subunit 4-like, whose protein sequence is MGDKVDMSLDDIIKTNRSAGRGRGGRGGRGGSSRGGNRNASSGPVRNQRQGNAGRSAPYAKGNPDGDWSHDMYEGGPRKTNPRLGAAPTATGGSSKLVVSNLDFGVSDADIKELFMEFGPLKHAAVHYDRSGRSLGTADVVFERRLDAVKAMKQYNGVPLDGRSMVIQMATSDLNTIANRLTSPRSNTNNGQQKRTGGAAPRGQRGGGQRGQRGGAGGGRRGNPKQPAPTADELDAELESYRSELK, encoded by the exons ATGGGAGATAAAGTTGATATGAGTTTGGATGATATCATCAAAACTAACCGATCTGCTGGCCGAGGCCGAGGTGGACGCGGCGGTCGAGGTGGCAGTTCCCGTGGAGGCAATCGCAACGCCAGCTCAGGTCCCGTTCGTAATCAACGACAAGGAAATGCTGGCCGTTCTGCACCCTACGCCAAA GGTAACCCAGATGGTGACTGGTCTCATGACATGTATGAAGGTGGCCCGAGGAAAACCAATCCTCGACTTGGTGCAGCTCCAACTGCTACTGGCGGTTCTTCTAAGCTAGTTGTTTCAAATTTGGACTTTGGTGTGTCAGATGCAGACATTAAG GAACTTTTTATGGAATTTGGACCATTGAAACATGCTGCTGTCCATTATGACAGATCAGGCCGATCCTTGGGAACGGCAGATGTTGTTTTTGAGCGCCGTCTCGATGCAGTCAAG GCAATGAAGCAGTACAATGGAGTTCCATTGGATGGTCGATCCATGGTCATTCAAATGGCTACATCCGATTTAAACACAATCGCAAATCGTCTGACTAGCCCTCGGTCAAATACCAACAACGGACAACAAAAGAGGACCGGGGGAGCAGCTCCCAGAGGCCAGAGAGGTGGAGGCCAACGTGGTCAACGAGGAGGTGCCGGTGGGGGACGTCGTGGCAATCCCAAACAGCCTGCCCCGACAGCAGATGAGCTCGATGCCGAATTGGAATCGTACAGGAGCGAGTTGAAATAA